The genomic region GGTCTACCTGCTGCAGGCCGGCGTTCTTTCGCTGGCGCTTCCCGAGTTCCTGCTCCGGCTGAAGGGTGGGGCACGCTCCGTCGTGTACTCGGTCGCCATCAACCTGGTGGTCATGCTCGCGGCCGCACTGCTCTACAGCTACGGCACGGGAATCGACCTGCAGGCCAAGGTGACCAAGGGGGTGCAGTCGAGCATCGCCCAGACCGTCCAGCTCTACCAGAAGGCGGGGGTTACCGGGGAAGAACTGAAGGCGATGCAGGGGTCGATGCAGCAGGCGGGCGAGCTGGTGCTAACCATCTACCCCGCGCTCGTCACCGTATCCCTGGCGCTGGTGGCCTGCATGAACCTCTCGGTTCTCGCCAGGATCGCCGCCAGGGTCCGCCTCCCGCTCTACGTGGGAGATTTCAAGAAGTACCGCAATCCCGAGCCGCTGGTATGGCTCCTGATTGCCTCGGGGTTCGGCATGCTGGCGCCGAGCACCCCGGTCTACCTGGTCTCGCTGAACGTGCTGATCGTGGTCGGCGCCCTCTACTCCGTGCAGGGATTCGCCGTTGTCAGCCACTACTTCCGCAGGTTCCAGGTCCCGATGTTCATCAGGCTTTTGTCCGCCCTGCTCCTGGTCCTCCAACCCTTCATGGTGCTGGTGGTCGCGGTGCTGGGTGTCTTCGATCTCTGGGGCGATTTCAGATCCCCCAAAAAACAGGAAAACCTGTAAATAACCAGGCTAGGAGGCATCACATGAAGGTCATTCTCAAGGAAAACGTAGACAACCTCGGCCACATCGGCGACATCGTGAAGGTAGCACCCGGCTACGCCCGCAACTTCCTGCTCCCCAAAGGGTTCGCCATCGAGGCTACCGAGAAGAACGCGAAAGCGCTCGACCACGCCAAGCGTCACCTCGAATACAAGAAGAACAAGGTGCTCGAGGCAGCGAAACAGCTCGCCGCCAAGATCGAAGGTCTCTCCCTTTCCCTGGCTCATCAGGCAGGCGCAGACGACAGGCTCTTCGGCGCCGTCACCAACATGGAACTGGCTGAGCAGCTCAAGGCAAACGGTATCGAAATTGACCGCAAGCGCATCGTCCTCGCCGAGCCGATCAAGCAGCTGGGCGAGTTCACCGCCACCGTCAAGATCCACCCGGAAGTGAGCGCAACCCTGAAAGTGGCCGTTACCAAGGCCTAAGCGCGATCTGAGCTTTTAACAGCTTGCCGGCATCATCGAAAGGGCCGCCCTCCAAAGGAGAGCGGCCCTTTTTGTTAACCGGCAGCCGCAAACGGAGCTAGACCATGGAAATAGGAAGGTTCCACAAGAAGGACATCGCAAAGAGGCAGCTTCAGACTGCGCTCGAGCTTTTTTTTGCCGGAGGCGACCTGTTCAGCGTCGTCACGCTGGCGGCGGCTGCGGAGGAGATGCTGGGCGAGTTGTTGCGCCAAGAGAGTGGGGGAGGCGGAGGAGTATTCAGGTCGGTGCTGCACCTTTTCACCAGCCGCAAAGGTGAGCCTGTCTCTTCAGGAACGCTCAAGGAAAGCGAATGCTACCTGCACATGGACCCGCGCCAGGAAGCGGTGTTTCTTCTGGGACGCTGCATCGACGACTACCGTGCACTCGAGGGGGATGCGACCGAGGAGATGCTCCGCTTCGACAGGGAAATCCGGGGAGAGGGGTAGGGAGGGGTTGAGACCGCTGCCAGCGGCATGGCCACCGGCGGCGGGGTGACGGCGCTTACTTCAGGTTCGCGTCCTGGATCAGGACGGTGTAGCGGTAGCCGGATCCGAAGTCGAGGTTGTTGTACAGGGTCCCGGTGGCGGTGACGATGTCGCCTTCCTTGGGTACCTGCTTGGAGGTTATCACCAGCTCGTCCGTCTTCTTTTTCTTGGAGCCGGTGCCGTCCTGGATGTGGATCCAGTTCTTCTTCATGATGCGCTCGGCGACCTTGGTCACCCGCCCACGCACCACCACCTGTTTTTTCTCAAGTTTTCCCTTCCTGGCATGGATCTCGGCGACGGTGTAGGCGTTGGCGCCGTTGGCCTTGGCCACCTTCTCGTTCTTTTTGGCCGCGGCCTTCGCAGGCTTCGCCTGCTTGGTGGGCTGCTGTGCCGCGGGCGCAGGCTGTGCGCCAGGCATCCCCTGGTGCGCCATCTTCACCGCGGAGTCGCTGAGATGGATCCTCTGGTTGGCGACGCCGGCCGAGAAGACGACCTTGTC from Citrifermentans bremense harbors:
- a CDS encoding YybS family protein, which produces MNPVQGQILDVVKGSVATVTLFLAFVYFPVLGMIPGFFAPVPGAYYTLKSGRTVGLLVLLASSALLLALSEPTLLLVYLLQAGVLSLALPEFLLRLKGGARSVVYSVAINLVVMLAAALLYSYGTGIDLQAKVTKGVQSSIAQTVQLYQKAGVTGEELKAMQGSMQQAGELVLTIYPALVTVSLALVACMNLSVLARIAARVRLPLYVGDFKKYRNPEPLVWLLIASGFGMLAPSTPVYLVSLNVLIVVGALYSVQGFAVVSHYFRRFQVPMFIRLLSALLLVLQPFMVLVVAVLGVFDLWGDFRSPKKQENL
- the rplI gene encoding 50S ribosomal protein L9; this encodes MKVILKENVDNLGHIGDIVKVAPGYARNFLLPKGFAIEATEKNAKALDHAKRHLEYKKNKVLEAAKQLAAKIEGLSLSLAHQAGADDRLFGAVTNMELAEQLKANGIEIDRKRIVLAEPIKQLGEFTATVKIHPEVSATLKVAVTKA
- a CDS encoding OB-fold nucleic acid binding domain-containing protein, translated to MNHLLKQLLLLVVIAVLTAQQVQAAGSPAPAQPKEVQLSGKVLETMDGGGYTYVLLQNGPGKVWVAIPLTKVKVGHELSLVPGFEMKNFTSKGRNRKFDKVVFSAGVANQRIHLSDSAVKMAHQGMPGAQPAPAAQQPTKQAKPAKAAAKKNEKVAKANGANAYTVAEIHARKGKLEKKQVVVRGRVTKVAERIMKKNWIHIQDGTGSKKKKTDELVITSKQVPKEGDIVTATGTLYNNLDFGSGYRYTVLIQDANLK